In one window of Astyanax mexicanus isolate ESR-SI-001 chromosome 18, AstMex3_surface, whole genome shotgun sequence DNA:
- the abhd15a gene encoding protein ABHD15 encodes MLEWMSAVCMLVLVATFWPVLKRLLEACTSDTEQTNKPVQVQQEGPPPATPAAAAPKPPGPQGPGAAQAQAPQLAFICKPSALANYLLQHCKSFCRADSTAAPAWSWRSFPALQTLFGALWPHESTVHFVRDHLQLTDDGLVALDWAVGGGGASGGAHHIKRRRTSSNSTSPILLIIPNSFGKITRNVLKLCEAALSHGYLPVVFNRRSQNSTPLSTVKLQQFGDPADLREAVRYIRYRQPAGRLYAVSESTGSGLLLSYLGECGSSSYVTAAACLSPIFRCQSWFESGPSWPFNWALVLYQKICLSRYRTALSEVIHTDSLFSSSSLRSMEEVLFCQAGLKGVQVEGAWEAYWERNDPLRDVDEVAIPVLCVCSRDDPVRGESQATLPLELFESNPHFFLLLSAQGGHCGFSMSEEDPMLWSHQALLEFFRATTDFFAAEERSKLAARRRGLSGAGKSFRHRSVSTCKRQPVCSHNIHAIYNWQRSYTR; translated from the exons ATGCTGGAATGGATGAGCGCTGTGTGCATGCTCGTCCTGGTGGCCACATTCTGGCCGGTGTTGAAGCGCTTGTTGGAGGCATGCACTTCAGACACCGAGCAAACCAACAAGCCAGTGCAAGTGCAGCAGGAGGGTCCACCACCAgcaacaccagcagcagcagcaccaaaACCACCAGGACCACAAGGACCAGGTGCAGCCCAAGCTCAAGCTCCACAGCTTGCGTTCATCTGCAAGCCCTCCGCCCTGGCCAACTACCTGCTCCAGCACTGCAAGAGCTTCTGCAGAGCCGACTCAACCGCAGCCCCAGCCTGGAGCTGGAGGAGCTTCCCCGCTCTGCAGACCCTGTTCGGTGCTCTCTGGCCTCACGAGTCCACCGTACATTTCGTCCGAGACCATCTACAGCTGACCGACGACGGACTGGTGGCTCTGGACTGggctgttggtggtggtggtgctagTGGTGGGGCACATCACATTAAGAGGAGAAGGACTTCCAGCAATTCCACCAGCCCCATTCTTCTCATCATCCCCAACTCGTTTGGGAAGATCACAAGGAATGTGCTGAAG CTCTGCGAGGCGGCTCTGAGTCATGGCTACCTACCCGTGGTGTTTAACCGCCGCAGTCAGAACAGCACACCCCTCAGCACCGTCAAGCTGCAGCAGTTCGGTGACCCGGCTGACCTGAGGGAGGCTGTGCGCTACATTCGCTATCGGCAGCCGGCCGGTCGTCTGTACGCTGTGAGTGAAAGCACGGGCTCCGGACTCCTCCTGTCTTATCTGGGGGAATGTGGTTCATCCAGCTATGTGACCGCCGCTGCCTGCCTGTCCCCTATTTTCCGCTGCCAGAGCTGGTTCGAGAGTGGTCCCTCCTGGCCCTTCAACTGGGCCCTAGTGCTCTACCAGAAGATCTGCCTTAGCAG GTACAGAACAGCGCTGAGCGAGGTGATCCACACTGACAGCCTGTTCTCCAGCAGCTCTCTGAGGTCCATGGAAGAGGTGCTCTTTTGCCAGGCTGGCCTGAAAGGGGTGCAGGTCGAGGGGGCCTGGGAGGCCTACTGGGAGCGGAACGACCCGCTAAGGGACGTGGACGAGGTGGCCATCCCCGTGCTGTGCGTGTGCAGCCGGGACGATCCCGTCCGTGGTGAGTCTCAGGCCACGCTGCCCCTGGAGCTCTTCGAGAGCAACCCGCACTTCTTCCTGCTGCTTTCTGCTCAGGGTGGACACTGTGGGTTCTCCATGTCTGAGGAGGACCCCATGCTCTGGAGCCACCAGGCTCTGCTGGAGTTCTTTAGAGCCACCACAGACTTCTTCGCCGCTGAGGAGAGGTCTAAGCTGGCGGCGAGACGAAGAGGGCTCAGTGGGGCTGGAAAGTCTTTCCGTCATCGCAGCGTGAGCACCTGCAAGAGGCAGCCTGTCTGCTCCCACAACATCCATGCGATCTACAACTGGCAAAGGTCCTATACCAGATGA